Proteins encoded within one genomic window of Triticum aestivum cultivar Chinese Spring chromosome 2D, IWGSC CS RefSeq v2.1, whole genome shotgun sequence:
- the LOC123051181 gene encoding uncharacterized protein yields the protein MRWHDEGRTKDGLLRCPADGEAWKDLDARYPKFAEDPRNARLGVGSDGFNPFRLMSAKHSTWPVTLIPNNLPPWICMKQTSLILSMIIPGPSSPGNDIDVYLQPLVDELQQLWKGVDTFDSCTQEKLSLRAALLWTLNDFPALAYLYGWSTSGKYACLSCGPFTRSYWLKKSKKFCYMGHRRWLTQNHVFRRRKKEFDNTEEMELAPITMSGSSALRMLQGRVFVLGKKVVVAKKGKGKKKGKDSEKGIEDYKVVFFKCDWYDVHHKAGIIRDEFGFTHVNFSRKIHTGEKLEDEPFVFSSQVDQVFYIQNLRSENWNTMVKFKPRDIFDMGGEPSSDETE from the coding sequence ATGCGTTGGCATGATGAGGGTCGTACAAAAGATGGATTGCTGCGATGTCCAGCTGATGGAGAGGCTTGGAAAGATCTTGATGCCAGATATCCTAAATTCGCTGAGGATCCCCGTAATGCGCGGCTAGGCGTTGGGTCTGATGGGTTTAATCCTTTCCGACTCATGAGTGCAAAACATAGTACTTGGCCAGTGACGCTTATTCCAAACAACCTACCACCTTGGATCTGCATGAAGCAAACATCTCTAATTTTATCAATGATTATTCCTGGACCAAGTTCCCCTGGCAATGATATTGATGTATATttgcagccgttggtggatgagCTGCAACAACTTTGGAAGGGTGTGGACACTTTTGATTCATGTACCCAGGAGAAATTATCTCTTCGAGCTGCACTATTATGGACTTTGAACGATTTTCCAGCATTAGCTTACCTCTATGGGTGGAGCACGAGCGGTAAATATGCTTGCCTGTCTTGTGGTCCTTTTACAAGATCATATTGGCTAAAGAAGAGTAAGAAATTTTGTTATATGGGTCATCGCCGATGGCTAACACAGAATCATGTATTTCGGAGACGAAAGAAGGAGTTTGATAACACCGAAGAGATGGAACTTGCACCTATAACAATGAGTGGTAGCTCAGCTTTGAGAATGTTGCAGGGCAGAGTGTTTGTCTTAGGAAAAAAGGTTGTTGTGGCAAAgaaagggaaagggaaaaagaagggcaaAGACAGTGAAAAAGGAATTGAAGATTACAAGGTGGTCTTCTTTAAATGTGATTGGTATGATGTTCATCACAAAGCTGGTATTATAAGAGATGAGTTTGGATTCACTCATGTGAACTTCTCCCGAAAAATACATACAGGGGAGAAGTTAGAGGATGAACCTTTTGTATTTTCTTCCCAAGTGGACCAGGTCTTCTATATCCAAAATCTGAGAAGTGAGAATTGGAATACCATGGTGAAATTCAAACCTCGTGATATTTTTGACATGGGTGGAGAACCATCTTCAGATGAAACAGAGTAG